Proteins from a genomic interval of Ciona intestinalis chromosome 9, KH, whole genome shotgun sequence:
- the LOC100181198 gene encoding uncharacterized protein LOC100181198 isoform X1, translating into MASQLLVVFLACIALSSGSILYEDNFDYLDTSKWYLEVVPNPHNNELQYYTDRSDNVRVEDGHLVLKPIKENYGGKQYTSGRIHSNFAWKYGRVEVRAKSPNGYGLWPAIWMMPRDSVYGGWPESGEIDIMEARGQDLHQFGSTIHYGICCDNHYWESSGDMQLQCSIDQYHVYTLDWTPTELVYRLDGKAYYSQSLDRVISWMYDAPGQPFDQYFYMILNVAVGGDYLDNPKPSTVWNYPDAEMWVDYVRVYPLEDIASQKCMVKDGADPAAVCGNIDWACGSQNWADVSAQCTSELLACCDPPYACDGPKLNSLASEVYTAYDNIVNDGNSCNFGGTAQRLVTLNDGDVSDEIGGCLIKDSADDSSICGAMEWACYSQNYADVSSECSAGSDVLNCCSVSPSVCNDARLHSAAEAVFQSYYNQLQTPSACDFGGVCYLENSLEPLACTDGYDK; encoded by the exons ATGGCATCTCAATTGCTGGTTGTGTTTCTTGCGTGTATAGCGTTATCATCAG GTTCGATTCTTTACGAAGACAATTTCGATTATTTGGATACGTCGAAATGGTATCTTGAAGTTGTACCTAACCCCCACAACAATGAGCTTCAGTATTATACTGATAGATCAGATAATGTCCGAGTCGAAGATGGACACTTGGTCTTAAAACCGATCAAAGAAAA CTACGGTGGTAAACAATATACATCTGGGAGAATTCATAGCAACTTTGCGTGGAAATATGGACGAGTTGAAGTAAGAGCTAAATCTCCAAATGGATACGGGTTGTGGCCGGCTATTTGGATGATGCCAAG GGACAGTGTGTACGGCGGTTGGCCCGAAAGTGGCGAGATCGACATTATGGAAGCGAGAGGACAAGATCTTCATCAGTTCGGTAGTACCATCCACTACGGTATATGTTGTGATAATCATTACTGGGAATCAAGCGGCGACATGCAATTACAATGCTCCATCGATCAATATCATGTTTACACTTTGGACTGGACACCAACTGAGTTG GTCTATCGTTTGGATGGTAAAGCATACTATAGCCAGAGCCTTGACCGTGTCATAAGCTGGATGTATGACGCACCTG GCCAGCCATTTGATCAATACTTCTACATGATCTTAAACGTGGCTGTTGGAGGCGACTACTTGGATAATCCAAAACCAAGCACCGTGTGGAATTACCCTGATGCTGAGATGTGGGTGGATTACGTCAGAGTTTATCCATTAGAG GATATCGCCAGCCAAAAATGCATGGTAAAAGACGGTGCAGATCCTGCTGCAGTTTGTGGTAACATTGACTGGGCGTGCGGTTCACAAAACTGGGCGGATGTGTCTGCGCAATGCACCAGCGAATTACTGGCTTGCTGTGATCCACCATATGCGTGTGATGGTCCCAAACTAAACT CTTTGGCAAGCGAAGTTTACACCGCTTATGACAACATAGTGAATGATGGAAACTCGTGTAACTTTGGTGGAACAGCTCAACGTTTAGTTACTTTAAATGACGGTGACGTCAGTGATGAAATCGGTGGCTGTTTGATCAAAGACTCGGCTGATGATTCTTCTATTTGTGGAGCCATGGAATGGGCTTGCTACAGTCAAAACTATGCTGAT GTATCTTCTGAATGTTCTGCTGGTTCTGACGTTCTTAACTGTTGTTCTGTATCGCCATCAGTGTGTAACGACGCTCGACTTCATTCTGCTGCTGAAGCTGTTTTCCAATCTTACTATAACCAGTTACAAACACCATCAGCGTGTGACTTTGGTGGTGTATGTTACCTTGAAAACAGCCTTGAACCACTTGCTTGTACAGATGGATATGATAAGTAA
- the LOC100186765 gene encoding protein ABHD16A, which produces MSIQRLYACVFGPTISRIHRSNDASRRAYNYEPNGFEEKSQRILNFLLTTKSLLYYTTPIWLVFLYRRGFTINFNLSYCCLETLSSYTKFGVCASAFVVTLLLTRGYGRSTNSDYNEFLTALASTKKNAKNKDKKKEILRYDFDFSHWPHDFRWDQVENVKSWPKRQSLWQRIRSQHDNVVSTVLVGIPEEIIAYIISHTFGVRLAYPGSTMLLQAAYGSALQVNRAKLVEENDGIRGKLLARDGNSIDTMFVDRRGRNHENRYDRDTGVDNPTQHGNTIVICCEGNAGFYEVGCMCTPLQAGYSVIGWNHPGFAGSTGMPFPEAEENAVDVVFQYVIHELEFQPENIIVFAWSIGGFSAISAALRYPNIKGLFLDATFYDVLPFAKKMMPELLEPIVTYTVRNYLNLNNSECLQQYKGPVSIVRRTQDEVMNLDGQHNFRSNLGNMLIEEMLKSRFPKLFVDELGEKSDEQTRTLWSWLSAVDSFNRDEVLNGWCYNAKQCEQLIRSHLTLNPSCEYPLNIGEDLTSVKKTQLVLYLVTKMTRNLPSSHCTPLPHSYFCQPWSIHSVINQSESDSGDSDFELINS; this is translated from the exons ATGTCAATACAAAGATTGTATGCTTGTGTGTTTGGTCCAACCATATCACGGATTCACCGATCAAATGATGCAAGCAGAAGG GCATATAACTATGAACCAAATGGATTTGAAGAAAAAAGCCAAAGAATTCTAAACTTTTTGCTGACAACAAAATCCTTGTTGTATTACACAACTCCTATATGGCTTGTCTTCCTTTACAGAAGAggttttacaataaattttaatttaa GTTATTGCTGTCTAGAAACTTTGAGTAGTTACACCAAGTTTGGAGTTTGTGCTTCAGCATTTGTCGTTACTTTACTTTTAACAAGAG gTTATGGACGAAGCACAAATAGCGATTACAATGAGTTTCTTACGGCTTTAGCAAGTACAAAAAAGAACGCAAAGAACAAAgataaaaag aaaGAGATACTCCGATATGACTTTGACTTTTCACACTGGCCGCATGATTTTCGTTGGGATCAAGTTGAAAATGTCAAATCTTGGCCCAAACGTCAATCTCTATGGCAAAGAATAAGATCTCAGCATGATAATGTAGTTTCTACTGTACTGGTTGGAATACCTGAAGAAATAATTGCTTATATTATCTCTCATACATTTGGTGTGAGACTTGCTTACCCTGGATCTACCATGTTACTACAAGCAGCATATG GATCAGCTTTGCAAGTTAATCGAGCAAAACTTGTTGAAGAG AATGATGGAATTCGTGGCAAATTATTGGCACGAGATGGGAACAGTATTGATACAATGTTTGTTGACAGGAGAGGAAG AAACCATGAGAATAGATACGACCGTGACACGGGAGTAGACAACCCTACCCAACATGGTAACACCATCGTTATATGTTGTGAGGGAAATGCTGGATTCTATGAAGTTGGTTGCATGTGTACACCACTGCAAGCAGGATATTCTGTCATAGGATGGAACCATCCAGGTTTTGCTGGAAGCACG GGTATGCCATTTCCTGAAGCTGAAGAGAATGCAGTTGACGTTGTGTTTCAATATGTGATACATGAACTTGAGTTCCAACCAGAAAATATCATTGTTTTTGCCTGGTCAATTG gtggtTTTTCTGCTATATCAGCTGCATTGCGTTATCCAAATATAAAGGGTTTGTTTTTGGATGCAACGTTTTATGATGTTTTGCCATTCGCTAAAAAGATGATGCCAGAATTGTTag AACCCATTGTGACATACACTGTAAGAAACTATCTGAATCTTAATAACAGTGAATGTTTACAACAATATAAAGGACCTGTGTCTATTGTAAGAAGAACACAAGATGAGGTTATGAACTTGG aTGGTCAACACAACTTTAGAAGTAACTTGGGAAATATGTTAATTGAGGAAATGTTAAAATCAAGATTTCCAAAGTTGTTTGTTGATGAGTTAGGAGAAAAATCTGATGAGCAAACCCGAACTTTGTGGTCATGGTTGAGTGCTGTGGATTCATTTAACAGAG ATGAAGTTCTTAATGGTTGGTGTTACAATGCAAAGCAATGTGAACAATTAATACGgagccatcttaccctaaaCCCATCGTGTGAATATCCATTAAATATTGGGGAGGATTTAACTTCAGTTAAAAAAACTCAACTAGTCTTATATTTG GTAACAAAAATGACCCGAAACTTGCCATCCAGCCACTGCACCCCATTACCCCACTCTTACTTTTGCCAACCTTGGAGTATTCACTCAGTTATTAACCAATCTGAGAGTGACAGTGGAGATTCCGACTTTGAACTCATCAActcataa
- the LOC100176538 gene encoding ribosomal RNA-processing protein 8 (The sequence of the model RefSeq protein was modified relative to this genomic sequence to represent the inferred CDS: added 123 bases not found in genome assembly), which produces MFDCSEWDETDQGSELCDELFGDVSKSIPAREISGHTTKTDQITRKQWKLKQKNKRKCKNKFRTIEKKQEMEVEKTCSETNKQSKSMKESTKEKIPNPACPDVVQPNRKTKASKRIGKPLNDGNPQSKKKVKSLTTQEKDSENKISLKEKPNDVNPQNKKKVQNKTMQEKDNESKTTLKETKPTQNLKDRLVKKLESSRFRFINEQIYSQSSEATIKTFSSDQSAFEIYHRGFTAQVATWPVNPLDLIIKWIKERSPKLVIADFGCGEAELAKRVKNKVHSFDLVAVNDQVTVADISNVPLTDASMDVVVFSLSLMGTNLVQFLIEANRVLKTSGVMKIAEVASRFTGLKPFIGDLKKLGFDLHKKNTSNTHFYMFDFIKTKTTSPNVAADELRGLKLKPCSYKKR; this is translated from the exons ATGTTTGACTGTAGTGAATGGGACGAAACAGACCAAGGTTCTGAACTATGTGATGAATTGTTTGGTGATGTTTCAAAATCAATTCCGGCCAGAGAGATATCTGGACACACAACTAAGACAGATCAAATAACACGTAAGCAATggaagttaaaacaaaagaataaacggaaatgcaaaaataaatttagaacTATAGAAAAAAAGCAAGAAATGGAAGTTGAGAAAACGTGTAGTGAAACTAACAAACAATCCAAATCTATGAAAGAatcaacaaaagaaaaaatacctAACCCAGCATGTCCTGATGTAGTTCAACCTAATAGGAAAACAAAGGCTAGCAAGAGAATTGGAAAACCTTTAAACGATGGAAATCcacaaagcaaaaaaaaagttaaaagtttaacaacgCAGGAAAAAGacagtgaaaataaaatttcattaaaagaGAAACCTAATGATGTCAATCctcaaaacaagaaaaaagttcaaaataaaaCGATGCAGGAAAAAGACAATGAGAGTAAAACTACATTAAAAGAGACCAAGCCAACACAAAATCTAAAAGATCGATTGGTTAAAAAGCTTGAATCCTCCAGATTTCGATTTATAAATGAACAG ATATACTCGCAAAGTAGTGAAGCTACAATAAAAACTTTCAGTTCTGATCAATCTGCTTTTGAGATTTATCATCGTGGGTTCACTGCACAGGTTGCTACATGGCCTGTAAACCCATTGGACTTAATTATTAAATGGATCAAAGAAAG atCACCAAAACTTGTTATTGCTGACTTTGGTTGTGGGGAAGCAGAACTTGCAAAGAGagtgaaaaataaagttcattCATTTGATCTTGTTGCTGTTAATGATCAAGTTACAGTGGCAGATATTTCTAAT gttCCTTTGACCGATGCAAGCATGGATGTGGTCGTGTTTAGTTTATCTCTCATGGGAACTAATCTTGTTCAGTTTTTAATTGAAgccaatcgtgttttgaagACAAG TGGAGTAATGAAGATAGCTGAAGTAGCAAGCAGATTTACTGGGTTGAAACCTTTCATTGGTGATCTGAAAAAACTTGGATTTGATTTGCACAAAAAG